Proteins encoded in a region of the Pseudomonas sp. PDNC002 genome:
- a CDS encoding DUF2950 domain-containing protein: MRIASRLLALALLAALPGSLLAQDAFPSPEAAADAFIAALGTEKADPERLAALLGKDWHSYIPTEGIDRAEVDAFLAHYRDKHQIEKDNPHLAHLVVGNDPWTLPLPIVHEKKGWAFDAKAGGEEIRIRRIGRNEESTLEAVQAYHDAQMDFAEVDRNGDGILEYAQKFVSSDGRHDGLYWPEEDGGEESPLGPLFGDELPGDGWHGYHYRILTAQGPSAPGGAYSYLIDGRMTRGFALIAWPVRYGDSGVMSFMISHDGEIFSKNLGPESGKIAMKMTRFDPDSSWSEVAVPGEKNP; encoded by the coding sequence ATGCGTATCGCATCGCGCCTACTGGCGCTCGCCCTCCTGGCAGCACTGCCCGGCAGCCTGCTGGCACAGGACGCCTTCCCCTCTCCGGAGGCTGCCGCCGACGCCTTCATCGCCGCGCTCGGCACCGAGAAGGCCGATCCCGAACGCCTGGCCGCGCTGCTGGGCAAGGACTGGCACAGCTATATCCCGACCGAAGGCATCGACCGCGCCGAAGTCGACGCCTTCCTCGCCCACTATCGAGACAAGCACCAGATCGAGAAGGACAATCCCCACCTCGCCCACCTGGTCGTCGGCAACGATCCCTGGACCCTGCCCCTGCCAATCGTCCATGAGAAAAAAGGCTGGGCATTCGATGCCAAGGCGGGCGGCGAGGAAATCCGCATCCGCCGCATCGGCCGCAACGAGGAATCGACGCTGGAAGCCGTGCAGGCCTATCACGATGCGCAGATGGACTTTGCCGAGGTCGATCGCAACGGCGACGGCATCCTGGAATACGCGCAGAAGTTCGTCAGCAGCGACGGCCGCCATGACGGTCTGTACTGGCCCGAGGAGGATGGCGGCGAGGAAAGTCCGCTCGGCCCGTTGTTCGGCGACGAGCTTCCCGGTGATGGCTGGCATGGCTACCACTACCGGATTCTCACCGCCCAGGGACCGTCAGCGCCCGGCGGCGCCTACAGCTATCTGATCGACGGCAGGATGACGCGCGGATTCGCCCTGATCGCCTGGCCGGTGCGGTACGGCGACAGCGGCGTCATGAGCTTCATGATCAGTCACGATGGCGAGATCTTCTCCAAGAACCTCGGCCCGGAGAGCGGGAAGATCGCCATGAAGATGACCCGCTTCGACCCTGACAGCAGTTGGAGCGAAGTTGCCGTGCCGGGAGAAAAGAATCCCTGA